The Aureitalea marina genome includes a window with the following:
- a CDS encoding TetR/AcrR family transcriptional regulator, giving the protein MRTGTRKEEIVVEASKLFKEKGYSAVSVRDIAQVMGIKAASLYNHIDSKQEILALLIMELAREFTEGMREIRQRSETPLEKIRAVIEMHIDITVSRSEALAALNNDWMHLGEEDRVEFVRMREDYEENFRQVIHKGIQEGEIRNLHPEVILFSILSTLRTLYLWYQKRGKLDVNVLKKDMVAVLIQGIV; this is encoded by the coding sequence ATGAGAACCGGAACACGAAAAGAGGAGATTGTAGTCGAGGCCTCCAAACTCTTCAAGGAGAAAGGTTACAGCGCCGTTTCGGTCAGGGATATTGCCCAGGTAATGGGTATCAAGGCGGCCAGCCTCTACAATCACATCGACAGTAAACAAGAAATTCTTGCGCTGCTCATCATGGAGCTTGCCCGGGAATTTACCGAGGGTATGCGGGAGATCAGACAGCGGTCGGAAACTCCATTGGAAAAGATACGGGCAGTCATAGAGATGCATATTGACATCACCGTAAGTCGGTCTGAAGCACTTGCTGCCTTGAACAATGATTGGATGCATTTGGGAGAAGAAGACCGAGTGGAATTTGTCCGGATGCGAGAGGACTATGAGGAGAATTTTCGTCAGGTCATTCACAAAGGAATACAAGAAGGAGAGATTCGAAATCTGCACCCCGAGGTTATTCTCTTTTCAATACTGTCTACACTGAGGACCCTTTATTTGTGGTATCAGAAACGAGGTAAATTGGACGTTAACGTGCTGAAAAAGGATATGGTTGCGGTCCTGATACAAGGGATAGTTTAG
- a CDS encoding aromatic amino acid hydroxylase, with the protein MEKGYESNELIDRLPPHLKQYIKPQNYDHYTPINQAVWRYVMRKNVDYLGKVAHESYLDGLRQTGISIEEIPSMYGMNRILKEIGWAAVAVDGFIPPNAFMEFQAYKILVIASEIRQLENMEYTPAPDIIHEGAGHAPIIASPDYAEYLRRFGEIGAKAILSAHDQDMYEAVRELSILKEAEGIPQSDIDAAEERVNALQAKKVEPSEMALIRNLHWWTVEYGMVGTVEDPKIYGAGLLSSIGESEWCMKAEVEKIPYSIDAAYQDFDITKPQPQLFVTPDFAYLQEVLEEFANTMAVRKGGWRGLKKLIDSKQVGTIELSTGLQITGVFTRMIQNEDNEVVFFKTEGPTALAYREKEVIGHGISRHAHGFSSPLGKLKKINLAIENMGPRDLQAYNFYDGKPISFEFESGITVEGLNVTGMRNLRGELMLIQFTDCTVTYQGEVLFKPEWGEFDMAVGKEVVSAFAGTADYLSFTQMTHKPSDTPTIMPEMSQADKTLNGLYQEVRDIRQSGTSSSDRMYEILMQLEQEFPSDWLLSLEIHEWGVANDSRWREQSQNHLLELQKTRPEVAHLIQGGLDLL; encoded by the coding sequence ATGGAAAAGGGATACGAAAGCAACGAACTTATAGATCGGTTACCACCGCATCTGAAGCAATACATCAAGCCTCAGAATTACGATCACTATACACCTATCAACCAAGCGGTTTGGCGCTATGTGATGCGTAAGAATGTGGACTACCTAGGCAAGGTTGCTCACGAAAGTTATTTGGACGGTTTAAGACAGACAGGAATCTCTATAGAAGAGATCCCCTCTATGTATGGGATGAATCGTATCCTGAAGGAAATTGGTTGGGCTGCTGTAGCTGTTGATGGTTTTATCCCTCCCAATGCCTTTATGGAATTTCAGGCGTATAAGATACTGGTGATCGCCAGTGAGATCCGTCAACTGGAGAATATGGAGTACACTCCAGCTCCGGACATCATACACGAAGGAGCCGGACACGCGCCCATCATTGCCAGCCCGGACTATGCAGAATACCTGAGGCGTTTTGGAGAGATCGGTGCCAAGGCCATCCTATCCGCCCACGACCAGGACATGTACGAGGCTGTCAGGGAATTGTCCATACTTAAGGAAGCTGAGGGTATACCTCAGTCGGACATCGATGCAGCCGAAGAACGGGTCAACGCGCTACAAGCCAAAAAGGTGGAGCCGTCCGAAATGGCCCTGATCCGAAACCTGCACTGGTGGACCGTGGAATACGGTATGGTTGGTACCGTGGAAGACCCTAAGATCTACGGAGCCGGATTGCTATCCTCCATAGGGGAAAGCGAGTGGTGCATGAAAGCAGAAGTGGAGAAGATCCCTTATTCCATAGATGCGGCCTACCAGGATTTTGATATCACCAAACCTCAGCCGCAATTGTTCGTAACTCCGGATTTTGCCTATTTACAAGAGGTACTGGAGGAATTTGCCAATACCATGGCTGTGCGAAAAGGAGGATGGCGCGGTTTGAAAAAACTGATCGATTCCAAGCAGGTCGGAACCATAGAACTGAGTACCGGGCTGCAGATCACAGGTGTATTTACCCGGATGATACAGAACGAGGATAACGAGGTGGTCTTCTTCAAGACAGAAGGACCAACCGCCCTGGCTTATCGGGAAAAAGAAGTGATCGGTCATGGAATCAGCCGGCACGCGCATGGGTTTAGCTCTCCGCTGGGTAAACTTAAAAAGATCAACCTGGCCATCGAAAATATGGGGCCCCGGGACCTGCAGGCTTACAATTTTTATGATGGTAAGCCAATCTCCTTCGAGTTTGAAAGCGGTATCACCGTAGAGGGGCTTAACGTCACTGGGATGAGAAACCTTAGAGGAGAATTGATGCTGATCCAGTTTACAGACTGTACTGTTACTTACCAGGGCGAAGTATTGTTCAAACCGGAATGGGGGGAATTCGACATGGCGGTTGGAAAAGAGGTCGTATCGGCCTTTGCCGGGACGGCAGACTACCTTTCGTTTACCCAGATGACCCATAAACCAAGTGACACCCCGACCATTATGCCGGAAATGTCCCAAGCGGATAAGACTCTCAATGGACTTTATCAGGAGGTAAGAGATATCAGACAGTCCGGTACAAGTTCAAGCGACAGGATGTACGAGATTCTTATGCAACTGGAACAAGAGTTTCCAAGCGATTGGCTCTTGTCACTCGAAATTCATGAATGGGGAGTGGCTAATGATTCCAGATGGCGTGAGCAAAGTCAGAACCACCTCTTGGAGCTTCAGAAAACCCGCCCGGAAGTGGCGCATTTGATCCAAGGTGGTCTGGATCTTTTGTAG
- a CDS encoding S41 family peptidase yields the protein MKRQFINLGIALFGFLGFSQNQVNPAQIQEDLNDLLGYYSTRYVYYADKQVDMDCIREKYSAMIPSLQNRSDVILFFEYVLNEFYDSHISLSTNLRESYRLWSPIFIELKNGKAIIKNVWQTQLANLEQDILGAEIASFNGVSFDQTIDDFPSLCNDKNSDEVLKWIANKVVAGKYSEPRVLGLKLKDGRQVQFDMDALRFKEDSGLVTTEIKAGIAIVRLNNSLGNNQLISEFDRVLDGLMDTKGLILDLRNTNTGGNTYVAKGIMSRFIDRELPYQKHEYTEMYDNQPAIVRSWYELVRPRGKQYTKPVVVLVGRWTGSMGEGMAVGFDAMKRAPVVGTEMKRLAGSDFDFTFKHQDFRFKIILEKLYHVNGTLREEYVPEHYVKQSTLDKDETLEKGIELIRKVTD from the coding sequence ATGAAAAGACAATTCATCAATCTGGGGATAGCCTTATTCGGCTTCTTGGGATTTTCCCAAAACCAAGTGAACCCGGCTCAAATCCAAGAAGATTTAAATGACTTATTAGGTTACTATAGCACCCGCTATGTCTATTATGCCGACAAGCAAGTGGACATGGACTGCATTCGGGAGAAGTACAGTGCGATGATTCCGTCCCTACAAAACCGTTCAGATGTCATCCTCTTTTTCGAATATGTGCTGAACGAATTCTACGACAGTCATATCTCCTTAAGTACCAATCTCAGGGAGTCTTACCGGCTCTGGTCACCCATCTTCATAGAACTCAAAAACGGTAAGGCTATCATCAAGAATGTATGGCAAACCCAACTTGCCAATCTGGAACAAGATATTTTGGGAGCTGAGATAGCTAGTTTCAATGGGGTCAGTTTTGATCAAACGATAGACGACTTCCCATCACTTTGCAATGACAAGAATTCGGATGAGGTACTTAAGTGGATCGCAAACAAGGTGGTGGCGGGCAAGTACAGTGAGCCAAGGGTACTGGGCTTGAAACTGAAAGATGGAAGGCAGGTCCAGTTTGACATGGATGCGCTGAGGTTCAAGGAAGACAGTGGTCTGGTCACTACAGAGATAAAAGCCGGCATTGCCATTGTCCGTCTGAATAATTCCCTGGGAAATAACCAATTGATCTCCGAATTTGACCGGGTTTTGGACGGCCTTATGGACACAAAAGGCTTGATTCTAGATCTGAGAAACACCAATACCGGCGGCAATACTTACGTGGCCAAGGGAATCATGAGTCGGTTCATAGACCGAGAGCTGCCTTATCAAAAGCATGAATACACTGAGATGTACGACAATCAGCCTGCCATTGTGCGCAGCTGGTACGAACTGGTTAGACCCAGGGGGAAACAGTACACCAAACCTGTGGTGGTCTTGGTTGGCCGATGGACTGGCAGTATGGGAGAAGGTATGGCCGTAGGCTTTGATGCCATGAAGCGGGCGCCTGTTGTGGGTACAGAAATGAAGCGACTGGCTGGTTCCGATTTTGATTTCACCTTTAAACACCAGGATTTCCGCTTTAAGATCATCCTTGAAAAGCTCTATCACGTGAATGGAACGCTGCGTGAGGAATATGTACCAGAGCACTATGTTAAGCAGTCCACCTTGGACAAAGATGAAACTTTGGAAAAAGGAATAGAGTTAATACGGAAAGTGACAGACTAA
- a CDS encoding alpha/beta fold hydrolase yields the protein MKLQPLLLLHGALGSKAQLAGIKKELDPHYEVHSMDFEGHGDKPSDRDFRMEHFTENVVSFLDEHNLGSVSIFGYSMGGYVALNLARQDPDRVKRIVTYGTKFDWRPETAAKEVKMLDPDLIQAKVPHFAAHLDTVHQGTNWKDVLSKTAKMMLALGENPPLTPSTLSKIDQPVLIGIGSEDNMVSLGESENTAATLKNGELKVLDRYKHPIEKNDPAILTNMISSFILESDENG from the coding sequence ATGAAGTTACAGCCTTTACTATTATTACACGGCGCCCTGGGAAGCAAAGCCCAATTGGCTGGAATTAAAAAAGAACTTGATCCACATTACGAGGTCCATTCAATGGATTTTGAAGGTCATGGGGATAAGCCTTCTGATCGTGATTTCCGCATGGAGCATTTTACCGAAAATGTAGTGTCCTTTCTGGATGAGCACAACTTAGGTAGTGTCTCAATATTCGGATATAGCATGGGAGGCTATGTGGCTCTAAACCTTGCCAGACAGGATCCCGATCGGGTGAAAAGAATAGTCACCTATGGAACCAAATTCGATTGGAGACCCGAGACCGCAGCCAAAGAAGTGAAAATGTTGGACCCTGATCTGATCCAGGCAAAAGTGCCCCACTTTGCAGCTCATCTTGACACTGTTCACCAGGGAACAAATTGGAAAGATGTATTGTCTAAGACTGCAAAAATGATGCTGGCTCTCGGAGAGAATCCACCATTGACGCCATCGACTTTATCAAAAATTGATCAGCCCGTATTAATTGGGATAGGGTCAGAAGACAATATGGTCAGCTTGGGAGAATCGGAGAATACAGCAGCCACTTTGAAAAACGGAGAATTAAAAGTTTTAGACCGATATAAGCACCCCATCGAGAAGAATGATCCAGCAATTTTAACCAACATGATAAGTAGTTTTATTCTAGAATCAGATGAAAATGGTTGA
- a CDS encoding serine hydrolase domain-containing protein yields the protein MRRNTLLITILILAVSAAYAQQSESYDYAGSNRKMIQHGVQAVLCCNGLFTSHRTLEQVYDQELKYLKEPVGTATGGDYEIDWDRKTVTIGSEENGPIMRAAFRTGIGCVILAPDQTFDVIDDLPVQSLPPLSGDPTTIAWPEGDLVKKQTLPDYIDSGRLVEASNWSFQRDSQEQVTLSLLVVHKGQIILEKYAEGVDMYTKTRTWSTAKSVATTLIGMLVDQGKMSLDQPLGIEWLPEEHTSENDPRSAITLRHVLNMSSGLYTVDNRRMEYATGSGLSYWAGASSVNGARNRGLIRAPGSYWDYENYDTLLAVLAMKNALGDEQTYREFPRKALFDKIGMRNTFPSTDRFGDFIFSSQVYTNARDLARFGMLYQQNGIWNGERLISEEWIDFVRTPAPSTVERGNFYGGQWWLVPDDRTDVPKDAYSTAGNRGQYVIVVPSHDLVIVRRGLDYGRQGFDRWDVTREVLKAFPQDYQSKD from the coding sequence ATGAGAAGAAATACACTACTTATTACCATATTGATACTGGCGGTCTCTGCTGCCTACGCGCAACAGTCAGAATCCTACGATTATGCCGGTTCCAACAGGAAAATGATCCAACACGGTGTTCAGGCGGTGCTCTGCTGCAACGGGCTGTTTACTTCCCACCGAACCCTGGAGCAAGTCTACGATCAGGAACTCAAGTACTTGAAAGAGCCCGTAGGTACTGCAACTGGAGGAGATTATGAGATCGATTGGGACAGAAAAACGGTCACCATCGGTTCTGAAGAGAACGGTCCTATCATGCGAGCCGCTTTCAGAACAGGGATCGGATGCGTCATCCTGGCACCCGATCAAACCTTTGACGTTATTGATGATCTTCCTGTCCAAAGTCTTCCTCCGCTTTCGGGAGATCCAACTACTATTGCCTGGCCTGAAGGCGATCTGGTTAAGAAACAGACACTGCCTGATTACATAGATTCCGGTCGCTTGGTCGAGGCCTCCAATTGGTCATTTCAGCGGGATTCTCAGGAACAAGTCACCCTAAGTTTGCTGGTAGTTCACAAGGGGCAGATCATATTGGAAAAGTATGCCGAAGGGGTGGATATGTACACCAAAACACGCACCTGGTCTACGGCTAAGAGTGTTGCAACTACTTTGATCGGTATGTTGGTGGACCAGGGGAAAATGAGTTTGGACCAACCATTGGGGATCGAATGGCTGCCTGAAGAACACACCTCAGAAAATGATCCACGATCGGCCATTACCCTGAGGCATGTTCTAAATATGTCTAGTGGTCTTTACACGGTAGATAATAGAAGGATGGAGTATGCGACGGGATCAGGACTTTCCTATTGGGCAGGAGCAAGTTCTGTGAATGGGGCAAGAAATAGGGGGCTGATCAGGGCGCCAGGATCCTATTGGGATTATGAGAATTACGATACGCTCTTGGCGGTCTTGGCCATGAAAAATGCACTGGGCGATGAGCAGACTTATAGAGAATTTCCAAGAAAAGCCCTGTTTGATAAGATTGGGATGAGAAATACCTTTCCCAGTACTGACCGATTCGGGGATTTTATATTCAGTAGTCAGGTCTATACTAATGCCAGGGACCTGGCCCGGTTTGGCATGCTTTACCAGCAAAACGGTATTTGGAATGGGGAGCGATTAATTTCCGAGGAGTGGATAGACTTTGTTAGAACCCCCGCGCCTTCCACCGTAGAACGCGGCAATTTTTACGGTGGCCAATGGTGGTTAGTTCCAGATGATCGGACAGATGTGCCCAAAGACGCATACTCGACCGCGGGAAACAGAGGGCAATATGTGATCGTGGTGCCGTCCCATGATCTGGTCATTGTTAGAAGAGGTCTGGATTACGGCAGACAAGGATTTGACCGATGGGATGTGACCAGAGAGGTGCTTAAGGCGTTTCCACAGGATTATCAATCCAAGGATTAG
- a CDS encoding serine hydrolase domain-containing protein, translating into MPKKKSKTIIRIILFLGTAISLYFVPWLLVKAWILPLPDTVQEQADEAVGHGFEGVIVYVDQAGESTQYAAAGWHDRELKIPARADSFFKIASISKLFDAVAVTKLVGDGRLSLDKMVADYLPELEGRIENADKITLRMMIQHRSGIPNFTDTPNFWAAPTETYEESLALILDKPANFEPGEDYEYCNTNYLLINKIMDDELGYGNFQFIQEEILSPLSLNNTYSSLNEVNIDDVMSGYHVGYPDDLKTNDFGMHATAEDVGTFLRALNDGSIFEPGEQEIYASIYEFEHGGWVPGYQSFANYEEDTDAVIVAFYSTTDPKLYNWNLSEIINNRFAKILERNKDL; encoded by the coding sequence ATGCCGAAAAAGAAATCAAAAACAATAATTAGGATCATCCTGTTCCTGGGGACCGCAATCTCCCTCTACTTTGTTCCCTGGCTCTTGGTCAAGGCATGGATACTTCCCTTACCAGACACAGTCCAGGAACAAGCAGATGAAGCCGTGGGTCATGGGTTCGAAGGAGTGATCGTCTATGTAGACCAAGCCGGCGAATCGACTCAGTATGCTGCTGCAGGTTGGCACGACAGGGAATTGAAGATCCCGGCCAGGGCTGATTCCTTTTTTAAGATTGCCAGTATCAGTAAGCTGTTTGACGCTGTGGCCGTGACTAAACTGGTCGGTGACGGGCGGCTATCTTTGGATAAAATGGTAGCCGACTATTTACCTGAGTTGGAAGGACGAATTGAAAACGCTGATAAGATCACCCTAAGGATGATGATACAACACCGAAGCGGCATCCCAAATTTCACCGATACTCCCAATTTCTGGGCGGCACCAACAGAGACCTACGAAGAGAGTCTGGCCTTGATCCTGGACAAACCAGCCAACTTTGAACCAGGAGAAGACTATGAGTATTGCAATACGAACTACTTGCTGATCAATAAGATCATGGACGACGAATTGGGTTACGGTAACTTTCAATTCATCCAGGAAGAGATCCTATCACCCTTAAGCCTGAACAACACCTACAGTTCCCTAAATGAGGTCAATATTGACGATGTGATGAGCGGTTATCATGTGGGTTATCCAGACGACCTGAAAACCAACGATTTCGGCATGCATGCCACTGCAGAGGATGTGGGCACTTTCCTTAGAGCATTGAATGACGGCTCAATATTCGAACCGGGAGAACAGGAGATCTACGCCTCCATCTATGAATTTGAACATGGTGGTTGGGTGCCCGGATACCAGAGTTTCGCCAATTATGAAGAGGATACCGATGCGGTCATTGTTGCTTTCTACAGCACCACAGATCCAAAACTGTACAACTGGAACTTGTCCGAGATCATCAACAACCGCTTTGCCAAAATACTGGAAAGGAATAAAGACTTGTAG
- a CDS encoding TonB-dependent receptor, whose amino-acid sequence MKNFIWATLLLLTGTLSAQSIRVQGVITDSIGAPLELANVIATVKESGDIESYGITNSDGKYQLDLGKGNTYVLKASFLGYETLEEEVTVPADGENITKNFTLKSQASSLDAVEIVYEMPVTVEGDTITYNADSFNRGDERKLGDVLQNLPGVEVNDDGEIEVEGKTVSKVMVEGKDFFDGDSKLATKNIPSDAVDKVQVLRNYSEVSQLSGVTNNQDNIAINIKLKEGKKNFWFGEVTAGAGVDSDSDGRYLVKPKLFYYSPKYSINIITDFNDIGDVPFTFRDYFNFTGGFRNFNSGGGTRFNISQSDLGFAVQQNNRANAIESNFIAGNFSWNVSNAWDASGFAILSDNKTNFVTNSLRQFISSGTVEATESNTDQRNQLGMLKLSTVYKPGPDFQLDYDALIKGSNQTEDNSTLSQFENNTNDIVQEKDNEPFSVNQNINAYYTLDEKNIFAGQVQHLYQDENPFYKAVTDLQPFPGILPVDMMVDRFDVNQQKNIQTNKIDAKVDWFYVVNNLSNFTFTGGVTYSNQQFDSNIFQLLDNGGRLDLEETDPIDGETQPLANDVRYRFTDLFLGARYKFKAGKFIVTPGLTLHNYNVANDQLGIDTSQNDWWLLPDFNTVFEIKQSENIRFNYAMVASYTDVNNFAEAYVFNNYNSLFRGNRFLENSISHELRLNYFSFNLFNNTSISAALNYTKRIEGVKQNGVIVSINQVQRPENISSNFPDETFTAFGNFSKRIKKMRFSLSANLSLSESYNIVNQRIQRSDNFGQNYRFSARSSFREWPNFEVGYRVNINQYDNGGFTQTFYTQQPFFNVDVNFLKNFTLSAQWDFYDYTNDNNTVENDYSFLDATLYYQKGDSPWEFSVQATNLLDTEFLNNDSTNDQFFTTNQFFVLPRIVMFVARYEL is encoded by the coding sequence ATGAAAAATTTTATTTGGGCAACACTACTGTTGCTTACAGGGACCCTTTCGGCTCAAAGTATCCGGGTGCAGGGGGTAATCACAGATAGCATTGGAGCTCCATTGGAGTTGGCCAATGTGATCGCTACGGTCAAAGAAAGTGGCGATATTGAATCCTATGGGATCACTAATTCTGACGGGAAATATCAACTCGACCTGGGTAAAGGGAATACCTATGTGCTCAAAGCCAGCTTCCTGGGTTATGAGACCCTGGAAGAAGAGGTAACTGTTCCGGCTGACGGAGAGAACATCACCAAAAACTTCACCCTAAAATCACAGGCCTCTTCCCTGGATGCGGTAGAGATCGTTTACGAGATGCCGGTTACCGTAGAGGGTGACACCATTACTTACAATGCAGACTCCTTTAACAGGGGAGACGAGCGCAAACTGGGGGATGTACTTCAGAATTTACCGGGAGTGGAAGTGAACGATGATGGAGAGATCGAGGTAGAAGGGAAGACGGTATCTAAAGTGATGGTAGAAGGCAAGGATTTCTTTGATGGAGATTCCAAACTGGCCACCAAGAATATTCCATCGGATGCCGTTGATAAAGTTCAGGTACTGAGAAACTACTCCGAGGTGAGCCAGCTGAGCGGGGTCACCAACAACCAGGACAATATCGCGATCAACATTAAACTGAAGGAAGGGAAGAAGAACTTCTGGTTTGGGGAGGTCACTGCAGGTGCCGGAGTAGATAGCGACTCTGACGGCCGATATTTGGTCAAACCCAAACTGTTCTACTATAGCCCCAAATACAGCATCAACATCATTACCGATTTTAACGATATCGGAGATGTGCCCTTTACTTTCCGGGATTACTTCAACTTTACCGGAGGGTTTAGAAACTTCAATTCTGGTGGTGGGACCCGCTTTAACATCAGCCAGAGTGATTTGGGCTTTGCGGTGCAGCAGAACAACCGGGCCAATGCAATCGAGTCTAATTTCATTGCCGGAAACTTTTCCTGGAATGTCTCCAATGCCTGGGATGCCAGTGGTTTTGCCATACTTTCCGATAACAAGACCAATTTTGTGACCAACAGCCTACGGCAATTTATCAGCTCTGGTACAGTAGAGGCCACCGAAAGCAATACAGATCAGCGCAACCAGTTAGGAATGCTAAAACTGAGTACGGTGTACAAGCCGGGACCTGATTTCCAGTTGGACTACGATGCCCTGATCAAGGGATCCAACCAGACCGAGGACAACAGCACTTTGTCCCAGTTTGAAAACAATACCAACGACATTGTACAGGAAAAAGATAACGAGCCCTTCTCAGTGAACCAGAACATCAACGCCTATTACACCCTGGACGAGAAGAACATATTTGCCGGTCAGGTACAGCATCTGTACCAGGACGAAAACCCCTTCTATAAGGCGGTGACGGACCTTCAGCCTTTCCCGGGGATCTTGCCGGTGGATATGATGGTAGATCGATTCGATGTGAACCAGCAAAAGAACATCCAGACCAACAAGATCGATGCGAAGGTGGACTGGTTCTATGTGGTGAACAACCTGAGTAACTTCACCTTCACCGGTGGGGTTACCTACAGCAACCAGCAGTTTGACTCCAATATCTTCCAGTTATTGGACAATGGAGGCAGGCTGGACCTGGAAGAGACCGACCCCATTGATGGGGAGACTCAACCCCTGGCCAATGATGTGCGCTACCGCTTTACCGATCTCTTCCTGGGAGCCCGATATAAGTTCAAGGCTGGGAAATTTATCGTGACCCCGGGTCTGACCCTACACAACTATAATGTGGCCAATGACCAATTGGGAATTGATACTTCCCAAAACGATTGGTGGTTATTGCCCGATTTTAATACGGTATTCGAGATCAAGCAGAGTGAGAACATTCGCTTCAACTATGCCATGGTAGCCAGTTATACGGACGTAAACAACTTTGCAGAGGCCTATGTGTTCAATAACTATAACAGTCTCTTCCGAGGGAACCGCTTTCTGGAGAATTCCATCTCCCATGAGCTTAGACTGAATTACTTCAGCTTTAACCTGTTCAACAACACCTCTATCAGTGCGGCGCTTAATTATACCAAGCGGATAGAAGGGGTCAAGCAGAATGGGGTGATCGTTTCCATCAACCAAGTTCAGCGGCCGGAGAACATTAGTTCCAACTTCCCGGACGAGACCTTTACGGCCTTTGGAAACTTCAGTAAACGGATCAAAAAGATGCGATTTTCCCTTAGTGCAAACCTGTCACTCAGTGAATCCTATAACATCGTTAATCAACGGATCCAACGCTCGGATAACTTTGGCCAGAACTATCGCTTCAGTGCGCGTTCCTCCTTTAGGGAGTGGCCCAATTTTGAGGTGGGTTACCGGGTGAATATCAACCAGTATGACAATGGTGGGTTTACCCAGACCTTCTATACCCAGCAGCCGTTCTTCAATGTGGATGTGAACTTCCTAAAGAACTTCACCCTGAGTGCCCAGTGGGACTTCTACGATTATACCAACGACAACAATACGGTAGAGAATGATTATTCCTTCCTGGACGCCACCCTCTACTACCAGAAAGGGGATAGTCCCTGGGAGTTCTCCGTACAGGCCACCAACCTCCTGGATACGGAATTCCTGAATAACGACTCCACCAACGATCAATTCTTTACCACCAACCAGTTCTTTGTGCTACCGCGTATCGTCATGTTTGTGGCGCGCTACGAGTTATAG
- a CDS encoding GLPGLI family protein gives MKKTTLLLALLCSVVSLAQSISGQATYMSKTTVDMDSWGDGRMSEDMKKQIAERMKSFLEKTFILTFNESQSIYKEEEKLEAGSGSRGWGMMMNSYSAGAQYKDISKNQILEEREFFGKQFLINDTITNLKWEITKDSRMIGQYMAIKAIGMKQVDPNDFSMARRRNRNNDENKEEAKDSTDTASAEDDPMSEIEVPKEVAVTAWFTPQIPVGTGPGEYGGLPGLILELNVDRTTILCSKIVMNPKEAEKIEAPKKGDEVSREEYNLIVKEKTEEMRENWRRGGGRRGGGRRGG, from the coding sequence ATGAAAAAAACTACCCTCCTGCTGGCACTGCTTTGCTCAGTTGTCAGCCTTGCCCAAAGCATAAGCGGACAGGCTACTTATATGTCTAAGACCACTGTCGATATGGACAGCTGGGGTGACGGACGTATGAGTGAAGACATGAAGAAGCAGATAGCCGAACGTATGAAAAGCTTTCTGGAAAAGACCTTTATTTTAACGTTTAACGAGAGTCAGTCCATCTACAAGGAGGAGGAAAAATTAGAAGCCGGTAGCGGGAGTCGAGGCTGGGGGATGATGATGAATAGCTATTCAGCAGGAGCCCAGTACAAGGATATCTCCAAGAACCAGATCCTGGAAGAACGGGAGTTCTTTGGCAAGCAGTTCCTGATCAATGATACCATTACCAATCTGAAATGGGAGATCACCAAGGATTCCCGGATGATCGGTCAGTATATGGCAATCAAAGCCATAGGTATGAAGCAGGTCGATCCCAACGACTTCAGTATGGCCCGCAGGCGAAACCGGAACAATGACGAGAACAAGGAAGAGGCTAAGGACAGCACGGATACGGCTTCGGCAGAGGATGATCCCATGAGCGAGATCGAAGTGCCCAAGGAAGTTGCTGTAACGGCCTGGTTTACCCCTCAGATCCCTGTGGGAACCGGACCAGGAGAATACGGAGGCTTGCCAGGTTTGATCCTGGAACTCAACGTAGACCGGACGACAATCCTCTGTTCCAAGATCGTGATGAATCCCAAGGAGGCCGAGAAGATCGAAGCGCCCAAGAAAGGTGATGAGGTTTCCCGAGAGGAGTACAATCTGATCGTCAAGGAGAAAACGGAAGAAATGCGCGAGAACTGGCGCCGCGGAGGCGGACGTCGTGGAGGTGGACGCAGAGGAGGCTGA